In Mammaliicoccus sp. Marseille-Q6498, the genomic stretch TCAGACTCTTCAGTCTCTAGATTTTCTTCTGATTCAACAGCATCTTTTTGATGTTTATTTTTTTGATGTTTTTTCGTTCTTGATAACACTTCTTCATTAGACGAATCATTTTGTTGTGCTTCTTGTTCAGGTTGTTGCTGCTCTTCCTGAATAGGTTGTTGTTCTTGTCTTCTGAATTGTTGAGGTTGATCATTTACACGTTGTGCTTCTTGTTGTTGATTTTGTCTGATCACCGTTTCATCTTTTCTATTATTATCATTGTGCTGTTGTCGAGGATTTCTAGGTTGTTCATTTACTCTATCTCTCTCATTATAAAATGGATTTTGTCCGCTTCCTTGAATCGGAATGATTTTATCTTTTCTTACAAATAATAAAATACTCACTATAAAGAAAAATAATGGCACTAAAACAATAAATAACGGTATTGTAATAATGGCTAAGAATAAAAATATAAGTGCTGAAAATACTCTCCATTTCATTACGACTAAACCAATAAATGAAATAATTAAAACAATAATCAAATAAATAATAAATAGCCATATACCATTTTGAATGTTTAATGCTACTTCACTTGATGACAGTAGTTGTCCATTTGCAGTTATATTTATGTTTAATTGTTCAATTAAACTTTCCAATCTATTTATATTAGTAGGATTATTTAATACTACAAGTGCAGCAAATAAAGAAAGTGCTGTAACACCTAATACTATTATCCAAGCAAACCAACCAAAGAACCTTTCAAAACCTCTACTTACTGGTTGTCTCACATGCTCTACATATGAACTCATCATATTTCCTCCTCTATAACGGTTAGGTTTTATTATAACAAAAAAGGGAGCAAGACAGAAATCTAATACTTAATTAGATTTCGTTTTCTTGCCCCCGCAAGGGTGACTAGATTTCTAAAAAGCTTAATTTAAGCGCATTTAGAAATCAGACACCTACTGCGCTTTTATACAGTAAATGATAATTCAATAAAATAAAAGAGCAAGACAGAAATCTAATACTTAATTAGATTTCGTTTTCTTGCCCCCGCAATGAATGAATAAATTATTTTAATGACATTTTAAATTTAAGAAATGCTTCATTATATGCTGACATATCTTTTTTATTTAAGTCTTGATAAACTTCTAATTTATTTCTTAATTTTGAATCTGGATAGAATCTTTCATCTTCTCTTACACTTTTATCTAACAATTTGTAAGATTCTTTATTAGGTGTTGCGTATCCAACCCATTCAGTATTTTGTTTACCTACTTTTTCATCTAATAGGAAATTAATAAATTTATGTGCACCTTCAACATTTTGTGCTGTTTTCGGTATTACTAAATTATCAAACCATAAGTTAGATCCTTCTTTAGGTACAACAAAGTCTAATTTATCATTTTCATTCATAATATCTGCAGCCATCCCACTCCATACTACTGCAACATTTGATTCGTTTTGAACCATCATCGTGTTGATTTCATCTCCTACAACACCTCTTACGTTAGGAGCTAAATCTACTAATTTATTTTCAGCTTTTTTAAGTTTAGTTGGATTTGTTTCGTTTAAACTTTCATTCATACTGTTTAAACCAAATCCAATTCCTTCTCTTGCACCATCAACAACGAGTACATCATCTTTTAGACGTTTATCCCAAAGACTATTCCACGTATTAAAGTCGATACCTTTTGTCTTTTCAGGGTTATAAAGTATGCCTACTGTTCCCCAGAAATATGGCACTGAATATTTATTTCCTTTATCAAAAGGTAGATTCATGAAATCTTTATCTATATTTTTAAAATTAGGTATTTTATTATGATCTATTGGATAAAGAAGCTTCTCTTTTTTCATTTTTTGAACTGTATATTCACTCGGTACTGCAACATCATATGAAGTACCGCCATTTTTGATTTTCGCCATCATCGCTTCATTTGAATCAAACGTTTCATATACAACTTTAATACCTGTTTCTTTTTCAAACTTTTTAGTTAAAGCAGGGTCTATGTACTCACCCCAGTTATAAACATAAATGACATCTTTTTTACCTTTTGATGGTGGAGGATCTATCAATCTCGTTGAAAGCATAAGTAATGCCCCAACTACAATTGAAATACCAATTAATTGAATTAATTGTTTCATCGTAATAGACCTCCTCTTTTATCTATTCTTTTTTGCTGACCTTTTTTAATGAAGTAATAACCTAAAATTAATCCCATAACTAAAACAAACAACAATGTAGAAATTGCATTAATTTCCATTGTGATACCTTTTCTAGCCATAGAATATACTTCTACAGAAAGTACACTAAATCCACTACCCGTTACAAAGAAACTCACTGTAAAGTCGTCTAATGAATACGTCAAAGCCATAAAAAATCCACCAATTGCACCAGGTAATATATGTGGAACAATTACTTTAGTTAAAGTTTGCCACGAAGAAGCGCCTAAATCTCTTGCAGCATCAATCATAGATGTATTCATATCATATAGCTTTGGCAATACAAGCAGTACGACAATTGGCACACAAAATGCAATATGAGAAATAAGTACAGACCAAAATCCAAGTCCCATACCTGTATAATGACCTACAACTGTAAATAATAATAAGAATGATGAACCGATTACTACATCTGAACTGACCATCAAAATATTATTTAAAGTAAGCAAACCTACTTTTAATTTTTTATTTCTCATATAATAAATACCTATTGCACCGCAAATACCTATAAGTGTAGAAATACTTGCAGCAAGCAACGCTATTGCAATTGTATTAACGATAATGACAATTAAACGCTTATTTTGAAAGACTGACATGTAATGATCAAAAGTAAATCCTTTAAAATGCGTCATATTACCCGCACCATTAAATGAATAAAATATTAAAAAGAATATCGGTAAGTATAGAAAAGCTAATATGATTGTAAAATATAATTTACCAGTTAATTTCATTTCTATACCTCCTTATTCTCAGATTTAGATTTCGTAATGATTAAGATTAATGCCATTGCTAAAATTAAGAACACCGCAATTGTTGAACCCATTCCATAGTTTTGTGTAACTAAAAACTGTTCTTGAATTGCCGTACCTAAGTTCACAACTTTGTTCCCTGCTATTAATCGTGTAATCATAAATAATGATAATGCTGGTATAAATGTAATTTGAATGCCTGTTTTAACACCTTCAAATGTTAATGGCATAATAACACGTCTAAAAGTCGTAAAATGATTCGCACCTAAATCACGTGATGCCTGTAATAAATTTTCAGGTATTTCATCCATAGAATTAAAAATTGGAAGTAACATAAATGGTATATAAATATATACTGAAACAATTATAAACGCTGTACTCGTGAACAAAAAGTCCGTTGAAGATACATTGAAAAAGTTCAATATTTTATTCAACAAACCATCATGACTTAAAATGCCTATAAAAGCATAAGTCTTCAATAATAAATTAATCCATGTTGGTAAAATAATAAGCAATAAAAGTATTTCCTTATGCTTTGCACTACGTAAAGCAAGCGCTAAAGGATAGCTTATAAGTAAACAAAAGAACGTAATAATAACCGCATACCATACCGAGCTTAATGTCATTTTTAAATAACTACTTGTGAAGAAATTTTTATAGTTTTCAAATGAAAAATGACCGTGAATATCTAACAATGATGCATAAAAAATCATAATTATAGGTACGATTATAAATAGCACAATCCAAATCATATAAGGTACAAGTAATAAAGATTTTATTTTATGCATTGTCATCATCCTCGTAACTTTCGATTCGACGATCAAATTCTTCTTCTGTTTCACCAGGAAGCATAATATGAATTGCAGAAGAATCAAAGTCTAATCCTACTGTTTCACCTATTGTTGCTTTTTGAGTTGTTTGTATAACCCACTCATTACCTTGCTCATCAAAACAACAAATTTCGTAATGAACACCTCTAAATAATTGTGAATCTACAACAGCAGATATACGACCTTCACTTTCAGATGTAATTGTTATATCTTCAGGACGAATGACGACATCTACTTTAGCGTCTTGTTCAAAACCAGCATCCACACATTCATAAGAAATACCGTACATTTCTACTTCATAGTCTTTCTTCATGATGCCATTAACAATATTAGATTCACCTATAAAATCAGCAACGAATCTATTTACGGGTTCATCATAAATATCGACTGGTGTACCACTTTGTTGAATTTTGCCGTCTTTCATAACAAATATGTAATCGCTCATTGCTAAAGCTTCTTCTTGATCATGTGTTACAAATATAAAAGTAATGCCTAGTCTTTGTTGTAATTCACGTAATTCATATTGCATTTCTGTTCTTAATTTTAAATCTAATGCAGATAAAGGCTCATCTAGTAGAATGACTTCAGGTTCGTTTGCTAATGCTCTAGCAATTGCTACACGTTGCTTTTGTCCCCCACTCATTTCTGATATTTTTCTATCTTCATAGCCTTCTAGTTTAACAAGTTTCAATGCTTCTTTAACTTTATTTTGAATATCTTTTTTGTTTAATTTCTTTATTTTTAAACCAAATGCCACATTGTCGTATACATTTAAATGAGGAAACAATGCGTAATCTTGGAACACTGTATTAACTTTTCTATTATTGGCAGTAACTTCATTAATTATTTTATTATTAAATAAAATGTTTCCACTTGTAGGTGTTTCAAAGCCTGCTATTAATTTTAGAATCGTAGTTTTACCACATCCAGACGGACCTAATAATGTATAAAATTGTCCCTCTTCAATTTCAAAGCTTATATCATCTAATACTTTAGTATTGTTAAAGTTTTTAGAGATATTTTCAAATTTAATAATTGGTTGTTTCATTGTTTGCCTCCTATAAGTACGATTCTGTAGCAACTATAAGCACTTCTGAATCATTGGTCGTTTGATTTAAAAATTGATGATCTTCATTTGCTTTAAAATAGAAACATTCTCCCTTTTTTGCTGTATAAGTTTGTTTACCTATTTTTAAAGTGATTTTACCTTTTTTAACATATGCAAAAGTTTCTGATGACGATGGTGCAAATAATTTATACTTCGCGCCAGCATCAAGCGTTATTATAACTGGTTCCATTTCAAATTCATTCGAATCAGGAACTAGCCATCTTATTTTATACCCTTCATCGTACTCATCATATAATGTTTGTTCTTTTAGAGGATAATGTATACGGGCTTGATATAATTTTTCATTAAAAAATTCACTTGGTTCAATGCCCAATACATCTAATATATTCAAAAAAGTTTCCATAGATGGTGAAGACAAGTTACGTTCAAGTTGCGAAATATATCCTTTAGATAAATCCGTTCTTTCTCCCAATTCTTCTTGCGTCAAATTTTTTTGATATCTTAAATTTTTAAGTTTTTCTCCTATATTCATAAATCCCCCAAAAAAGTGAGTTTGTTTACTTTTACTAAACTAAAAGTTTAGTACCTTTAATAAAATAACAGAAATCATTTTATACTTCAACACTTTTTTGGGGGATTTTAATATTTTTATTTAACTGTAATGTTTGAACCGTCTTGACTATCTTTTAACGCTTTGACTGCTTTATAGCCGTCATAACCACTTGCTTCTTTAAATTCTTTATAAATATTATTTTCATCAGACTTACCAGGAACTATTTTTTTAAAATTTTTATAAGATCTTTCAAACTCTGATTTTTTAACACTTGTTTCGTATGCAGATTCAATATGATTAAAAAATTCTACAACTTGAACAATTTCTTCTTGAGACCAGTCGACATCAATTGGGTAACTATATTCCATTTATTTATTCTCCTTTATAAAAAAGGGCTGAGACATAAATGTCTTAGCCCTAATTTTTTCTATTAAATATATAAAGACGCAGTAAGTGTCAAATATTATAGTGTATGGATAGGTGTTCCTAATGCTACTTCTGCAGCTTCCATAGTGATTTCACCTAATGTTGGATGTGCATGAATTGTTAATGAAACATCTTCAGCAGTCATTCCAGATTCAATAGCTAAACCTAATTCAGCAATAATATCTGAAGCGCCAGTACCAGCTACTTGAGCACCAACTAATAATCCATTTTCTTTTAATGTTACTAATTTAACAAAACCAGCAGTTTCGTTTAATGCTAAAGCACGACCATTTGCAGCAAATGGGAATTTAGAAGCTTTAACTTCTAAGCCAGCTTCTTTAGCGCTTGCTTCATTATGACCTACTGTAGCTAATTCAGGTTCAGTGAAACATACTGCAGGAATACCTAAGTAATCTACAGCTGATTTTTCGCCTGAAATTGCTTCAGCAGCAACTTTAGCTTCGTAACTTGCTTTATGTGCAAGTGGAGGTCCAGCAACAATGTCACCGATTGCAAAAATGTTTTCAATTGAAGTACGACTTTGTTCGTCAACTTCAACTAAACCGCGGTCTGACATTTTTAAGCCTAATTCTTCAAGACCTAATTCATCAGTATTTGGACGACGACCTACAGTAACTAATACGTAATCAGCTTCGATTTCTTTAGTTTCTCCGCCTGCTTCATAAGTAACTTTCACGCCATTATCTGTTTCTTCAGCAGATTTAGCCATTGCTTCAGTTACAATTTCAACGCCTTTAGCTTTAAGACCTTTTTTAACGATTTGAGTCATTTGTTTCTCAAATCCACCTAAAATGTCTTTAGCACCTTCAAGGATTGTTACTTCTGATCCAAAGTTAGCATATGCAGTACCTAGTTCAGAACCGATATATCCGCCACCAACTACTACTAATTTTTTTGGAACTTCTTGAAGTGCTAATGCACCAGTTGAATCAATAACACGTTTGCCAAATTTGAAATTAGGAATTTCAATTGGACGTGAACCTGTTGCAATGATTGCATTTTTGAAAGTATAAGTTTGAGATGCTTTTTCAGTCATAACTTTTAAGTTATTTTCGTCTACAAAGTAAGCTTCACCTTTAGCAACTTCAATTTTATTACCTTTCATTAATCCAGCTACGCCACCAGTTAATTTCTTAACTACGCCGCTTTTGAATTCTTGAACTTTTTCAAAGTTTAAAGAAACTTTCTCTGCAACAACACCCATATCTTCTGAATGTTGTGCATTATGGAAACGGTGTGATGCTGATAATAATGCTTTAGAAGGAATACAACCTACGTTTAAACATACTCCGCCTAATTCACCTTTTTCAACGATTGTTACTTTTTGTCCTAATTGAGCTGCACGGATTGCTGCAACATAACCACCAGGACCTGCGCCAATTACTATTGTATCTGTTTCGATAGGAAAATCTCCAACTACCATTTTTACCCCTCCATTAATAATAATTCTGGATTATTTAATAATCTCTTAATATGGTTCATAGCATTTTGACCAGTAGCACCATCAATTTGTCTGTGGTCAAAGCTTAATGATAATGATAATACAGGTGCTGCTATAATTTCGCCATCTTTAACGATTGGTTTTTGAGCAATACGACCAATACCTAAAATAGCAACTTCAGGATGGTTGATTACTGGAGTGAACCATTGTCCACCTGCTGAACCAATATTACTAATCGTACATGTTGCGCCTTTCATTTCATTACCTTGTAACTTGCCATCACGTGCTTTTACAGCTAGTTCATTGATTTCATCAGAAATCTCAAACATTGACTTATGATCAGCATTTTTAACTACTGGTACTAATAAACCGCGATCAGTATCTGCAGCTATACCAACATTATAGTAATGTTTATGAACGATTTCACCATTTTCTTCATCAAATTCAGTGTTTAATGCTGGGTATTTCTTAAGTGCTGATACTAATGCTTTAACAACATATGGTAAGAATGTTAATTTAGTACCTTGTTCAGCAGCAACTTCTTTGAATTTTTTACGGTGATCCCATAATTCTTGAACATCAATTTCATCCATTAATGTTACGTGAGGAGCAGTATGTTTAGAGTTAACCATTGCTTTGGCAATTGCTTTACGCATAGCTGGGATTTTCTCACGTGTTTCTGGGTATTCGCCTTCTGGCACTTGTGCTGATTGAGCTGCTTGTGTATCTTCACTTGAAGTTTGTGTTGCAGTTTCTTCAGTAGTAGCTTGTTCTGATGTAGAACCACCATTTAAGTAAGCTTCTACGTCTTCTTTTAAGACACGTCCATTTTTACCTGAACCTGATACTGCTTTAATGTTTACATCATTATCACGAGCGAATTTACGAACTGAAGGCATAGCAATTACACGTTTAGAATCGTCAACTTCTTCTGATTTAGTATCTTCTGAAGTTGTTTCTTCTTTAGCTTCTTCTGCAGGTGCTTCTTCTTTTGTTTCTTCTTCGTCTTCGTCGTGACCTTTAAATTGTAACCCTTCTGCATCAGGTGAATCAATTTTAACGATTGTATCACCAACAACAGATACAGTACCTTCTTCAACCATTACTTCTTCGATTTTCCCTGAAACAGGTGATGGAATTTCTACGACTGATTTATCATTTTGTACTTCACATAATACATCGTCTTCTTGAATTTCGTCTCCTGCTTTAACAAACCATTTTACAATTTCACCTTCGTGGATACCTTCACCGATATCTGGTAATTTAAATTCGAATGACACGATTTTTTCCTCCTAAATATTAAATCCGTATTTTATTGCGCATTAAAATTCTAATGTTTCTCTTGCTTGCGCTACGATATCTTTTTTGTTTGGTAACCAAACACTTTCAGCTTGTGTGAATGGATAAATAGTGTCAGCAGCTGCAACACGTGCAACTGGAGCTTCTAATGAAAGAACAGCTCTTTCAGAAATTTCTGCTACAACACTTGCTGCAACACCCGCTTGTTTTTGAGCTTCTTGAACTACAATAACACGGTTTGTTTTTTCAACAGATTTAACGATTGTTTCAACATCTAAAGGTTGTACCGTAATTAAATCGATTACTTCAACTGAATAACCATCTTTTTCTAAGTCTTCAGCAGCTTTTAATGATTCTTGAACCATTGCGCCGTAAGTGATGATAGTTAAGTCTGTTCCTTCACGTTTAACTTTAGCTTTACCGATTTCCACTTCGTACTCTTCTTCAGGTACTTCTTCACGGAATGAACGGTATAATTTCATATGTTCTAAATAAACTACAGGATCGTTACTACGAATTGCTGAAATTAAAAGTCCTTTAGCATCATATGGGTTTGAAGGAATAACAACTTTCAAACCTGGTGATTGAGCCATTAAACCTTCTAAGTTATCAGCGTGTAATTCAGGTGTATGAACACCGCCACCGAATGGCGCACGGATTGTTATTGGAGCTGTTTTAGAGTTACCTGAACGGAAACGATGACGTGCAATTTGTCCAGCAATTGAGTCCATAACTTCAAATACGAAACCAAAGAATTGGATTTCCATGACAGGACGGTAACCTTCAAGCGTTAAACCTAAAGCTAAACCACCAATACCTGATTCTGCTAGTGGTGTATCAAATACACGATCTTCGCCAAATTCTTTTTGTAAACCTTCTGTTGCACGGAATACACCGCCGTTTACACCAACGTCTTCACCGAATAATAGAACATCTTCGTCTCTTTTTAATTCGTTTTGAAGCGCATTGTTAATCGCTTGAATCATTGTCATTTGTGCCATGACTTATTTCGACTCCTTCTCTTTGTAAATTTCATATTGTTCAGCCAAGTTATGAGGCATTTCTTCATACATATTTTCCATTAAGTCAGTAACTTTTTGTTTAGGTGTATTATCTGCCTCTTTAATAGCTACTTTAATTTCTTCTTTAGCTTTTTCCATAACTTCGTTTTCTTTTTCTTCTGACCATAAGTTTTTAGCTTCAAGATATTTTCTGAAACGAACTAATGGATCTTTCTTTTCCCAATCAGAATCTTCATCTGAAGTTCTGTAACGAGTTGGGTCGTCACCAGCCATAGTATGTGGTCCGTAACGGTAAGTTAATGTTTCAATTAATGAAGGTCCGTCACCATTAACTGCACGATCACGAGCTTGTTTAGTAACAGCATATACTGCTAATGCATCCATACCATCAACTAATACGCCAGGAATACCGACAGCAACTGATTTTTGAGCTAATGTTTTAGCTGCAGTTTGCTTGTCACGTGGAGTAGAGATTGCATAGTTATTATTTTGAATTACAAAGATTGCAGGTGCTTTATAAGCAGAAGCAAAGTTCATACCTTCATAGAAGTCACCTTGTGATGAACCACCGTCACCAGTATAAGTAATTGCTACATTTTTCTTACCGCGTTTTTTAAGTCCTAGTGCAACACCAGCAGTTTGTACAAACTGAGCACCAATAATAATTTGAGGGCTTAATGCATTAACGCCTTCTGGGAATTGGTTACCAATAAAGTGTCCACGTGAGAATAAGAACGCTTTAGTTAATGGTAAACCGTGCCAAATTAATTGAGGTACATCACGGTAACCTGGAAGTACATAATCTGCTTTCTCTAATGCATAGTGTGAAGCTAATTGTGAAGCTTCTTGTCCTGCTGTAGGAGCATAGAAACCTAAACGTCCTTGTCTATTTAATGAAATAGAACGTTGATCAAGAACACGTGTCCAAACCATTCTTTCCATTAATTCAACAAGTTCCTCGTCTGATAAGTCCGGTAATAAATCATTATTTACGACATTTCCTTCTTCATCTAAAACTTGAACCATTTCAAAATTAGACTCTATTTCTTCTAAAGTCGCTACTGCATCGAATTGGGCTTTTTTTCTCGGAGCCATTCAATTCACCATACCTTTCCCTATATTAAGTAATCATTTCTTAATTAGTTTACCACAAAACTGTTTTACTGTTAAATAAAAAATACTAACATTATGCAAAGCCTTTGCAATAAGGTTTTACATAAACTGTGTTACAACATAAAATCAACTGTACTAATACAAATTACTTGTTTATAATTTCTGAAACATCTTGCTTTTCACTTTGTACTTTCTGAAGTTGTTTTTGATAATCCGTAACGATTTCATCGATTTTTTTGTTCGCCTCAGTTAATTTCTTAGTACGATTATCTGCACCCTCTTGAGTCGCGCCATTTTTCGATAAATAACCGAATAATTCTTTCTCAGCTTTCAATATATCTTTATAACCTTCAACAACTTTGTCATGCTTTTTATATTTATTTTCTAGCGCTTCTTTTAACTCTTTTGCTTCTTTTTGTTGTTCTTTACCTTCAATAGATTTGTAATCTTTGTTTGATGAACTGAAAATTTCTTTTGATTCATCCATAGCTTTCTTCTCTTTATCTATAATTTCTTCTCTATTTTTTATGCCATCAGTAATTTCTTTTGCGGTTGATTTAAAATCTTCACCTCTAGCTTTATTAAGCTTTTCTATTTTTTTAACTTTATCTTTTTCTGAAGAAGTCATTTTCTCATTTAATTCAACGATGACTTTTTCTTTTTGATTAGCCTTTTCTACTTTTTTATAAAAAGACTCAAGTGACTCATTAGACTGACCACATGCTGTTAAAATCACAGTTGAAGTTAGTGCTAGTACAAATAATTTCTTGCCAATCATATGTATTTCCTCCTTACTTACCTACAATCATGTTACCCTGTTTTTTTTATTTATACAATTATTAATAGATGTAAAAACATAGAGTTTTTGATATATTTTATATGAGGAAGGTGCATGTAAATGATTACGATGGAAAATATAATTCGAGACGGACACGAAACACTTAGAAAAAAAGCAAACGAAGTAGAATTACCAGTCTCTAACGAAGATAAAGAGACTTTAAATGAAATGTTAGAATTCCTAAAAAATTCTCAAGATGAAGAACTAGCTAAAAAATACGGACTTCGTTCTGGAGTTGGACTTGCCGCTCCTCAAATAAATGTTTCCAAAAAAATGTTAGCTGTATATATTCAAGATGATGGAAAAGGAAATTCATTAGAATTACAATTGATCAATCCTAAAATCGTAAGCCATAGTGTCCAAAAGGCATATTTAAATGGTGGCGAAGGATGTTTAAGTGTTGATGAAGCAAAGCCAGGACTAGTGCATCGTAACTATAAAGTTACAATTCAAGCATATGATATTGAAGGAAATCCATTTAAGAAAAGATTTAAAGGTTATCCAGCAATCGTATTGCAACATGAAATTGATCACTTAAACGGTGTTATGTTCTATGATTATATTAATCATGAAAATCCATTCCAACCGTTAGAAGATGCAGTAGAAATTAATTAAACAAAAACCCGTCGCCTAACATTGCTATGTTGAGCGACGGGTTTTAACTGTTGTAAGGAGCTGAATTCTGAATAATGCTCGTTAGAACTCTCTAAGGAGCTGAATTCTGAATAATGCTCGTTAGAACTCTCTAAGGAGCAGAATTCTGAATAATGCTCGTTAGAACTCTGTAAGGAGCAGAATTCCGAGAAATGCTCGTTAGAATGCTCTAAGGAGCAGAATTCCGAGAAATGCTCGTTAGAATGCTCTAAGGAGCAGAATTCCGAGAAATGCTCGTTAGAATGCTCTAAGGAGCAGAATTCCGAGAAATGCTCGTTAGAACTCTGTAAGGAGCAGAATTCCGAGAAATGCTCGTTAAAACTCTGTAAGGAGCAGAATTCCGAATAATGCTCGTTAGAATTTATCCCGATTAAAAACGAGACGCCTGAGGGATTAGTACAAGTCGAAGACTACAGGCTGAGACTGTACCCTAGGCAAGCGAGTTTTTAATCGGGTAATTATCAAAAACAAAAACCCGTCGCCTAACATTGCTATGTTGAGCGACGGGTTTTACTATTTATATTACATAAATTCATCTCTACGTTCTATAAAATAAACGTTTTCTTCTTTTAATGCCTTTTGAACTTTTGCTAGTTCTTCTAAATCTAACCATTCTGGATCTTTATTGTGTCTTATATAATGATGATCTTGATTTACATTATTAACTGTTTCATCGTAGTTATAAATCATCACAACTTCATTTTGGCGAATATTAAATTCTATACCTTTAAATTGTTTGTCCGATCTAACTATTTCAGCTTTCACATTTTTAATAATACGTTCAACCTTATCCATTACATTTCACTTCCTATTCTTCTATCAAACCAAGTTCAACACAAGCGTGGAATATTCCATCTTCGTCTACCCTTTTAGTTTCATAATCACAAACTGCTTTAAGTTCGTCTACTGCATTTCCCATTGCAACACCGCAACCTACTTCTTTTATCATTTCACCATCATTTGGTCCATCTCCAAATGCAATCACTTCGTTTAAATTAAACCCAAGTTTCTGACTTAATTCTTTAATTCCTTCTGCTTTAGAACGATCGTTTGGAACGATATCTCTACTTAATGGATGCCATCTATAAAATTTTAAAGATTCAAACTGATTATCATATAAGTAATCTTCATCTTCTGCGTGGAATAAAAGTGCTTGATAAACTGGATGATCTAAATAATATGTATTGTGGTATTCTGGATAATCCATTTTCAAAGTTCCTAAGCTGTCTGATATTTCTTGATTACTTTCTACATTTGCATAAACATCTGTTTCACCGAAGAATACAAGGGGATGGTTATTTTCATGTCCCTTTTCTACTATTTTCTTTAATTCTTCTTTATTTAAAGGATACTTCCCTAAAATTTCTCCATCATAAACAACGATTTGTCCATTTAAAGAAACAAAGGTTTGTATGTCAGTAGCTTTTCTTACTTCTTTAAACATGTATGGCGCTCGTCCAGTTGCAATAGCGACTATATGCCCTTTTTC encodes the following:
- the lpdA gene encoding dihydrolipoyl dehydrogenase; protein product: MVVGDFPIETDTIVIGAGPGGYVAAIRAAQLGQKVTIVEKGELGGVCLNVGCIPSKALLSASHRFHNAQHSEDMGVVAEKVSLNFEKVQEFKSGVVKKLTGGVAGLMKGNKIEVAKGEAYFVDENNLKVMTEKASQTYTFKNAIIATGSRPIEIPNFKFGKRVIDSTGALALQEVPKKLVVVGGGYIGSELGTAYANFGSEVTILEGAKDILGGFEKQMTQIVKKGLKAKGVEIVTEAMAKSAEETDNGVKVTYEAGGETKEIEADYVLVTVGRRPNTDELGLEELGLKMSDRGLVEVDEQSRTSIENIFAIGDIVAGPPLAHKASYEAKVAAEAISGEKSAVDYLGIPAVCFTEPELATVGHNEASAKEAGLEVKASKFPFAANGRALALNETAGFVKLVTLKENGLLVGAQVAGTGASDIIAELGLAIESGMTAEDVSLTIHAHPTLGEITMEAAEVALGTPIHTL
- a CDS encoding dihydrolipoamide acetyltransferase family protein, translating into MSFEFKLPDIGEGIHEGEIVKWFVKAGDEIQEDDVLCEVQNDKSVVEIPSPVSGKIEEVMVEEGTVSVVGDTIVKIDSPDAEGLQFKGHDEDEEETKEEAPAEEAKEETTSEDTKSEEVDDSKRVIAMPSVRKFARDNDVNIKAVSGSGKNGRVLKEDVEAYLNGGSTSEQATTEETATQTSSEDTQAAQSAQVPEGEYPETREKIPAMRKAIAKAMVNSKHTAPHVTLMDEIDVQELWDHRKKFKEVAAEQGTKLTFLPYVVKALVSALKKYPALNTEFDEENGEIVHKHYYNVGIAADTDRGLLVPVVKNADHKSMFEISDEINELAVKARDGKLQGNEMKGATCTISNIGSAGGQWFTPVINHPEVAILGIGRIAQKPIVKDGEIIAAPVLSLSLSFDHRQIDGATGQNAMNHIKRLLNNPELLLMEG
- a CDS encoding alpha-ketoacid dehydrogenase subunit beta codes for the protein MAQMTMIQAINNALQNELKRDEDVLLFGEDVGVNGGVFRATEGLQKEFGEDRVFDTPLAESGIGGLALGLTLEGYRPVMEIQFFGFVFEVMDSIAGQIARHRFRSGNSKTAPITIRAPFGGGVHTPELHADNLEGLMAQSPGLKVVIPSNPYDAKGLLISAIRSNDPVVYLEHMKLYRSFREEVPEEEYEVEIGKAKVKREGTDLTIITYGAMVQESLKAAEDLEKDGYSVEVIDLITVQPLDVETIVKSVEKTNRVIVVQEAQKQAGVAASVVAEISERAVLSLEAPVARVAAADTIYPFTQAESVWLPNKKDIVAQARETLEF
- the pdhA gene encoding pyruvate dehydrogenase (acetyl-transferring) E1 component subunit alpha codes for the protein MAPRKKAQFDAVATLEEIESNFEMVQVLDEEGNVVNNDLLPDLSDEELVELMERMVWTRVLDQRSISLNRQGRLGFYAPTAGQEASQLASHYALEKADYVLPGYRDVPQLIWHGLPLTKAFLFSRGHFIGNQFPEGVNALSPQIIIGAQFVQTAGVALGLKKRGKKNVAITYTGDGGSSQGDFYEGMNFASAYKAPAIFVIQNNNYAISTPRDKQTAAKTLAQKSVAVGIPGVLVDGMDALAVYAVTKQARDRAVNGDGPSLIETLTYRYGPHTMAGDDPTRYRTSDEDSDWEKKDPLVRFRKYLEAKNLWSEEKENEVMEKAKEEIKVAIKEADNTPKQKVTDLMENMYEEMPHNLAEQYEIYKEKESK
- a CDS encoding YkyA family protein — encoded protein: MIGKKLFVLALTSTVILTACGQSNESLESFYKKVEKANQKEKVIVELNEKMTSSEKDKVKKIEKLNKARGEDFKSTAKEITDGIKNREEIIDKEKKAMDESKEIFSSSNKDYKSIEGKEQQKEAKELKEALENKYKKHDKVVEGYKDILKAEKELFGYLSKNGATQEGADNRTKKLTEANKKIDEIVTDYQKQLQKVQSEKQDVSEIINK
- the def gene encoding peptide deformylase; protein product: MITMENIIRDGHETLRKKANEVELPVSNEDKETLNEMLEFLKNSQDEELAKKYGLRSGVGLAAPQINVSKKMLAVYIQDDGKGNSLELQLINPKIVSHSVQKAYLNGGEGCLSVDEAKPGLVHRNYKVTIQAYDIEGNPFKKRFKGYPAIVLQHEIDHLNGVMFYDYINHENPFQPLEDAVEIN